A genomic window from Salvia miltiorrhiza cultivar Shanhuang (shh) chromosome 5, IMPLAD_Smil_shh, whole genome shotgun sequence includes:
- the LOC130986552 gene encoding protein DA1-like, which translates to MGWLSKIFKCSDHKVLDGHSDWRYGADTAETHQSASLNSWRETEDIDRAIALSLSEEDVKGKSTVEKEPQLEDDEQLARALQESLVVDSQPDSWSRNDTGNGYGYGSGYEYGYGYGNDNLYQPITFPYSTSFRICAGCNIEIGHGRFLSCMNALWHPQCFRCRGCNQPISDYEFSVSGSYPYHKTCYKESHHPKCDVCRHFIPTNAAGLIEYRAHPFWSQKYCPKHEHDGTPRCCSCERMESWDARYAALNDGRKLCLECLDSAIMDTHECQPLFRDIQEFFKGLNMRLTQQVPLFLVEKQALNQAMGGERHGHHHMPETRGLCLSEEQTITSISRRPRIGAGNRVMDMITEPYKLTRHCEVTAILILYGLPRLLTGTILAHEMMHAWLRLNGYRALRQDVEEGICQVIASMWLESQILSMSDNNNASTSNSSSGKGSTSPFDKKLSKFFKHQMATDPSVVYGNGFRAGHQAVIKFGLQRTLDCIRKTGNFPY; encoded by the exons ATGGGCTGGCTTAGCAAAATCTTCAAGTGTTCAGACCATAAAGTTTTGGACGGGCATAGTGATTGGAGATATGGAGCGGATACTGCAGAGACTCATCAATCTGCATCATTG AATTCATGGAGAGAGACTGAAGATATAGACCGTGCTATTGCATTATCGCTTTCAGAGGAAGACGTGAAAGGAAAATCTACAGTTG AGAAAGAGCCACAATTGGAAGATGATGAACAACTGGCGAGGGCCCTCCAGGAGAGTTTGGTTGTAGATTCTCAACCAGATTCATGGAGCAGAAATGATACTGGAAATGGATATGGATACGGAAGTGGATATGAATATGGATATGGATATGGAAATGATAACCTTTACCAACCTATAACGTTCCCCTATTCCACCAGCTTCAG GATCTGTGCTGGCTGTAATATTGAAATTGGGCATGGAAGATTTTTGAGTTGCATGAATGCCCTCTGGCACCCACAATGTTTTAGATGCCGTGGATGTAACCAACCGATATCTGATTATGAG TTTTCCGTGTCTGGTAGCTACCCTTACCATAAAACTTGCTACAAGGAGTCTCATCATCCAAAATGTGATGTCTGCAGACACTTC ATTCCAACAAATGCAGCTGGTCTTATTGAATATAGGGCGCATCCTTTCTGGTCCCAGAAGTACTGCCCTAAGCATGAGCACGATGGCACTCCTCGATGCTGTAGTTGTGAGCGAATGGAG TCATGGGATGCAAGATATGCTGCCCTTAACGACGGTCGAAAACTCTGCTTGGAGTGCCTGGACTCAGCAATTATGGATACTCATGAATGTCAGCCCCTTTTTCGCGATATACAGGAGTTCTTCAAAGGATTAAACATGAGACTGACGCAGCAAGTTCCCTTGTTCTTGGTTGAGAAGCAGGCACTGAATCAAGCCATGGGAGGAGAGCGGCAT GGGCATCATCACATGCCTGAAACTCGAGGTCTTTGTCTCTCTGAGGAACAGACAATCACCAGC ATATCACGGCGGCCAAGGATTGGAGCTGGAAACCGAGTCATGGACATGATAACGGAGCCGTACAAATTAACACGCCATTGTGAAGTGACAGCAATCCTCATTCTATATGGTCTTCCAAG GTTACTGACTGGAACGATATTGGCTCATGAGATGATGCATGCCTGGTTGCGACTTAACG GTTATCGAGCTCTGAGACAAGACGTGGAGGAGGGTATATGTCAGGTCATCGCCAGCATGTGGTTGGAGTCTCAGATCCTATCGATGTCTGATAACAACAATGCATCAACCTCCAATTCGTCGTCAGGGAAGGGATCGACGTCTCCATTCGACAAGAAGCTTAGCAAGTTCTTCAAACATCAGATGGCCACAGATCCTTCTGTGGTGTATGGAAATGGTTTTCGAGCTGGCCATCAAGCGGTGATCAAGTTTGGGTTGCAGAGGACTCTCGATTGCATCCGAAAGACTGGAAATTTTCCTTACTAA
- the LOC131025612 gene encoding uncharacterized protein At4g02000-like, translated as MKDIRQGRFIFQFFHELDLLRVFEGGPWAFGNFSLILHRLKRGEFPLNVPLDFLPFWVQIHDLPAGYLTEGVGRLLANFIGTFLEYDSSNSTDVWRQYMRVHVDIRVADPLNRFKRIKQKDGSSFVVNFKYERLNVLFFLCGRLSHSENFCELMFTPVAKDIEREWGVWLKAADRRMTNLARDKWLRSDNTETNLSMDASAARVSTEPPTSATKRKSQENRSVSLPINAAIIPRDPIPQTTPRLALQDITHEICASDLMMIDESSSAIMDERKRRRSTITSDIVTNTASEILPARWIFRGCL; from the coding sequence ATGAAGGATATCAGACAAGGAAGATTCATCTTTCAATTCTTCCACGAGCTTGATCTACTACGGGTTTTTGAAGGAGGCCCTTGGGCTTTTGGCAACTTTTCCCTCATTCTTCATAGGCTCAAGAGGGGGGAGTTTCCGTTGAATGTGCCACTGGATTTCCTACCCTTCTGGGTTCAGATTCACGATCTCCCCGCTGGTTATCTCACCGAGGGGGTGGGCCGGCTTCTGGCTAATTTCATTGGTACGTTTTTGGAATATGATAGTTCGAATTCCACAGACGTTTGGCGACAGTATATGCGGGTACATGTGGATATTCGTGTGGCTGATCCTCTCAACAGATTCAAGAGGATAAAGCAAAAGGATGGATCCTCTTTTGTCGTGAACTTTAAATACGAACGTCTCAATGTCTTATTCTTTCTTTGCGGTAGGCTTAGTCATTCGGAAAATTTCTGTGAACTTATGTTTACCCCAGTTGCCAAGGATATCGAGAGGGAGTGGGGTGTTTGGCTAAAGGCTGCAGATCGGCGGATGACGAACTTAGCCAGAGACAAGTGGCTCAGATCGGATAACACAGAGACAAACCTTAGCATGGATGCGTCGGCTGCTAGGGTTTCAACGGAGCCGCCTACCTCTGCAACTAAACGAAAATCGCAAGAAAACCGGAGTGTATCTTTACCCATAAATGCTGCTATTATTCCAAGAGATCCAATTCCCCAAACTACTCCACGATTGGCTCTGCAAGATATTACTCACGAGATTTGCGCTAGTGActtaatgatgattgatgagtcaTCCTCGGCAATTATGGATGAGAGGAAGCGACGACGTAGCACCATTACGTCGGATATTGTTACCAACACTGCGTCCGAGATTCTTCCCGCGCGCTGGATTTTTCGGGGATGTCTCTAA
- the LOC130986554 gene encoding probable 1-acyl-sn-glycerol-3-phosphate acyltransferase 4, with translation MEINQSQESTKNLKHFPLTPFRIFRGLLCLAVYLLTASMFLVYFAPAATIVLRLFSVRYSRKAVSFLFGLWLGLWPFLFEKINKTRVIFSGDQVPVEERVLIISNHRTEVDWMYLWDFALRKGCLGYIKYVLKSSLMKLPIFGWGFHVLEFIPVERKWEVDEPVMHKMLSSFGNHEDPLWLAVFPEGTDYTEQKCMRSQKFAKESGLPILKNVLLPKTRGFNACLKILRGSLDAVYDVTIAYKNRCPSFMDNVFGVDPSEVHMHIRRIPLEQIPSTENETATWLMDVFVIKDQLLTDFIVNGHFPHQGTEEQLSTMKCVANCAVVIAFTGVFLYLTFFSYFWFKVYVGLACVYLACASYFNVRLKSAITSVDRGTKKNY, from the exons ATGGAGATTAATCAGTCCCAGGAATCTACCAAAAACTTGAAGCACTTCCCACTGACTCCTTTTAGAATTTTCAGGGGTCTGCTATGTTTAGCAGTATATCTTTTGACTGCGTCTATGTTCTTAGTGTATTTTGCACCTGCAGCTACTATTGTCCTACGCCTATTCAGTGTTCGCTACAGTAGAAAAGCTGTGTCGTTCTTGTTTGGCCTATGGCTCGGTCTCTGGCCATTCTTGtttgagaaaataaacaaaaccaGGGTTATTTTTTCCGGTGATCAAGTTCCGGTGGAAGAGCGTGTTCTGATAATCTCCAACCATAGAACTGAGGTTGATTGGATGTATCTATGGGATTTTGCACTACGAAAAGGATGTTTGGGATACATTAAGTATGTTCTCAAGAGCAGCTTGATGAAGCTGCCGATTTTTGGCTGGGGGTTTCACGTTTTAGAGTTCATCCCAGTGGAGAGAAAGTGGGAAGTTGATGAACCAGTGATGCACAAGATGCTTTCGAGCTTTGGCAATCATGAGGATCCATTATGGCTTGCTGTGTTCCCTGAAGGAACTGATTATAC CGAGCAGAAGTGCATGAGAAGTCAGAAGTTTGCTAAGGAAAGTGGATTGCCAATACTTAAAAATGTCTTGCTTCCAAAGACAAGGGGCTTCAATGCTTGCTTGAAGATTTTGAGGGGCTCTCTAGATGCAG TTTATGATGTAACTATAGCATACAAGAACCGATGCCCTTCTTTCATGGACAATGTATTCGGCGTGGACCCTTCTGAAGTGCACATGCATATCAGACGCATACCTCTAGAGCAAATCCCCTCAACCGAGAACGAAACTGCTACGTGGTTGATGGATGTTTTCGTAATAAAGGATCAGCTGCTCACCGATTTCATTGTGAATGGCCATTTTCCTCATCAAGGCACAGAAGAGCAACTCTCAACAATGAAATGTGTTGCTAATTGTGCAGTGGTGATTGCTTTCACTGGCGTATTCTTGTATCTTACATTTTTCTCATACTTTTGGTTTAAGGTTTACGTAGGATTAGCTTGTGTATACCTAGCTTGTGCTAGCTATTTTAATGTCAGACTAAAGTCTGCTATTACATCTGTCGATAGAGGCACGAAGAAAAACTATTGA
- the LOC130986553 gene encoding probable calcium-binding protein CML41 → MAIATITMPFSSRALKLSLPRRLRPKPNTATPPPPNDDIDIARRGKEDEFRRVFRFLDADNDGTISADELTAYFAAVGDSVSREEAERIIGEFSRGGDLLLEFEEFVRVMELREGGDGEILRRAFEVYEEEKGSGCITAEGLRQVLRRLGDVKSVRECKAMIRAYDLDGNGVLDFHEFCKMMS, encoded by the coding sequence ATGGCGATTGCAACCATTACCATGCCATTCAGCAGCAGGGCTTTGAAGCTCAGCCTGCCCCGCCGCCTCCGCCCCAAGCCAAACACCGCCACCCCTCCACCGCCAAACGATGATATTGATATCGCGCGGCGCGGCAAAGAAGACGAGTTCCGGCGGGTTTTCCGCTTCTTGGACGCCGACAACGACGGAACTATCTCGGCGGACGAGCTAACGGCTTACTTCGCGGCCGTCGGCGATTCGGTGTCGCGCGAGGAGGCGGAGAGGATCATCGGAGAGTTCTCGAGAGGTGGCGATTTGCTGCTGGAGTTTGAAGAGTTCGTGAGGGTGATGGAGCTGCGGGAAGGCGGCGACGGCGAAATTCTCCGGCGGGCTTTCGAGGTGTACGAGGAGGAGAAGGGCAGCGGGTGCATTACGGCGGAGGGGCTGAGGCAGGTGCTCCGCCGCCTCGGCGACGTGAAATCCGTACGGGAATGCAAGGCCATGATTCGGGCCTACGATCTTGATGGCAATGGAGTGCTTGATTTCCATGAATTTTGTAAGATGATGAGttag